In Deltaproteobacteria bacterium, the DNA window CCTACGTTGTTGAGTTTCTCCAGTTGCCTCAAGATCACTCCGAGGCCGATCTGCACCGCAGCCTCATAGCTAAATTGAAGGATTTCCTCATCGAACTAGGCCGGGATTTCTGCTTTGTTGGTTCCGAATATCCCGTCCAAGTCGGCGGACGAGATTTTTCTCTGGACCTTCTCTTCTTCCATCGAGGTTTGAACAGCCTGGTAGCTATTGAATTAAAAGTGAATCGGTTTGAACCTGAGCATCTTGGCAAGTTAGAGTTCTACCTTGAAGCCTTGGATCGCGATGTGCGCAAACCTCACGAGCGCCCGTCTATTGGGGTGCTCCTGTGCGCCACCAAGGACAACGAGGTTGTCGAATACGCTCTCAGTCGCTCTCTATCGCCTACACTCATTGCCGAGTATCAAACTCAACTGCCTGACAAAAAGCTGCTCCAGAGCAAACTTCATGAGTTCTATCAACTTGCCCAGTCGCCTGAAGAGCCCCCAGCGAAACAGCGTTCACAAAGAAGCGGGACATCTCCTCGTAAAAAGGGAAGGAAGAGAGATAAGTCATGACCACCAACAATCGCATTGATGTCTATCTGATCTGTAACGCCAGATTTCACGACACCAATTTCGCTCGCTTAGAGTTACTGAAGCTCTTGGCTGAGCACGAAGATGTGATGGTGAGAGTTGGGGAGGATTATCGCGACCTCGACGCTATCAACCAATCTCAGCTCTTAGTGACATACACATGTAATGTCGCTCCGGCACCCGAGCAACAGGAAGGGCTGAAGCAGTTTCTGACCAACGGCAAGCGTTGGTTTGCGCTACACGCTACCAATGCCTTAGTCGAGTTTGTCGGTCCAGAACGGAAAGTTGGCGATATTACCATCCCTGGTGCCGCCGATACGCCGGACAGAGCTCCGAAGTTCATGGAGTTGCTTGGCAGTCGTTTCATTGCCCATCCGCCACAACAAAACTTTCATGTGACGGTGTCAGACCCGATGCATCCGCTGGTACGCGGCATTCAAGCGTTCGACGTGTACGACGAGCCGTACTACTGCGAGTATTTCGGAAAAGTTCACACCTTATTGGAGTCGCGTTACACAACCAAAGCGACGGGCTACGTACGAGAAGACTGGGACAAAGACGAGTCACGACCACAGTTCTATCTCCATCCGTATGGCGCAGGTGAGGTATTGTACCTGACACTCGGCCACTGTCGCGGCAAGTACGACATGCAACCGATCATGCCCGTGTGTTCGGTTGAACGCTGTGCGTGGGAGTTACCAGTTTACTATGAGTTACTGCGTCGTGGCATTCGCTGGGGGATTGGGTCATTGTAGTTGCAATTAACACGCATTGCGTGTTGAATCTCTCAGCCAAAAGGGTTGGAGGATGATTATGCTCGGGAATGGCTTGGCGTATGTGGCGTTCGTTGTGACGGATGTTGAAGCAACAGCGGCGACCCTTGTTCGTGACTTTGATCTCCATCGCACTGACTGCACTGTAGGTGATAGTCAACGTACAGCACCCGTTCTCAGTGTTGGTGAGAGTGCGTTTGCCCTGTTTGCTCCTGATGATCCGTTTCTCGGTGGTCCGGCGAAGGCTGGAGTGCATCATATTGCCTTGCAGGTAGATGACTTCCCGGCGGCAACAGCGTTCGTGGCCTCAAAAGGACTCTCTGATACGACTACGCCTCAAGTAGGACTCGGAGGCACCCGTCGGTTGTTACTGCATGCACCTGCAACCGCCCATGTCCTGACCTATCTGTCTGAGCCGCTCCACGTGCAACCCTCACCTGCTGGATGGGTGGAGCGTATCGACCATATTGGCATCGCTAGTAGTGACAATACGACTGCGATTGATGTGTTCTCTCATCGTCTGGGGTACGCACTCGAAAGTACACAAACTGATATGGAGGTCCAACTCGCAGTCGAGAGCTTTACCTCAGATAAGTATGGTGTTGTCTATCATACGCGACCGGCACAGCCGATCGGTGGAGTGCGCGTTGCCTTCATTACCGTTGGTGATTGTGAACTGGAATTTTTGCAAGACCTCGATCCGCAGCTCAGTGTGCAAATCCAACACGGACAGGCTGGCAACACCAAACAAGATCGTAGCGCAATTGCTCGCTTTATTGCGACACGTGGGCCGGGACTGCATCATGTCGCACTCAAGGTGAAAAATATTAGTCAAGCGCTAGAGACTCTCGCTCAGGCTGGACATACGCTCATTGATACAGTTGGACGGCCAGGTTCACGTCGGTCTCACATCGCTTTTATCCATCCCAAAAATCTGCATGGCATGTTGATTCACTTGGTCGAACGGCCAGTGGGGTAACCGGTGCCGGAAACGCTTGGCTTATTCCGGCCTACATCTATAAACTTCCTTTGAGGACAAAGCGTGCTCAGTAGCCACTGGTGCACTGTGCGCGTGTTTCTGCTACGAGAGAGAGCAATTCATCAAAGGAGGGAAAGCGATGGCTGATGAACTTGCTGCTCTCGATGCAATGGCGCAGGCTGATCTGGTACGTCGTGGTGAACTGAAACCCATCGAACTCGTCGATCGGGCGATTGCACGAGTCGAAAAGCTGAATCCGCAACTGAATGCCGTCATTACCCCACTCTTTGAAAAGGCCCGGTTACAAGCAAACGCGCCGACCCTTGCCACTGGCCCGTTTCGTGGCGTGCCGTTTCTCTTGAAAGACCTTGGCTGTCATTCCGCTGGTGATCCGTACCATGAGGGCTGTCGCTTTGCCAAAAATGCGGGCTGGGTGGAAAAAGAAGATACCTATATGGCAGCGAAGTTACGTGCGGCTGGGTTCATCTTCTTGGGAAAAACCAATACCCCGGAATTTGGTACATTACCGACCACTGAACCTGTAGCATACGGCCCAAGTAGAAACCCATGGGATCCTACACGTTCAACTGGTGGTTCCAGTGGTGGCTCAGCCGGTGCGGTGGCGTCTGGGATGGTTCCTGTCGCGCACGCTAACGATGGCGGTGGCTCGATTCGTATCCCTGCGAGTGAGTGTGGCCTTGTTGGACTCAAACCGTCGCGTGGTCGTTTGTCGTGGGGACCGGACTATGGTGAGCTGTGGGCTGGGTTGGCCGTCGAACATGTAGTGAGTCGATCTGTTCGTGACTCGGCAGCGATCCTTGATATTGTTGCTGGAGCCATGCCGGGTGATCCCTATTTTGCGCCACCGCCAGCCCGACCATTTTTGCAGGAAGTTGGTGCTGAGCTGGGAAAATTACGCATCGGGCTAATGACGACGGCAGCAGGCGGCGCTATTAAGGTCCACCCTGATTGTGTCGCTGCAGTGACAGAGACGGCTCGCCTGCTGGAATCCCTCGGCCATCATGTTGAAGAGTCCTACCCCAAAACCCTTGACAATAATCACGAACGGTTTGCGCATGTGTGGACCTTGGTCGCGAGTTCGGTAGCCGCAGTTGTTGAAGGGTGGAGTAAGCGGGTCGGGCGACCAGTAACCGCTGATGATCTTGAGCTGCATAACTGGACGATTGCGGAGATTGGGCGGACGAAAACTGCGGCACAGTATGTTGAAGCCGTGACCTGGCTGCAAGCGGATACTCGACGCATCGTGGCGTGGTGGAACGAAGGATTTGATCTCCTTCTCACTCCTACATTGGCTGAACCACCTCCACCGCTTGGGCAGTTTGTTTCGACACGGAGTGATCCCCTAGCAGCTGCGCGAAGAACTGAGACGATTATTCCCTTTACTCCAGCGTTTAATCAGACCGGACAGCCCGCGATCTCTTTACCGTTACATTGGAGTAAAGAAGGACTACCGATAGGTGTCCATCTGGTGGCTGCGTATGGACGTGAGGATTTACTGATTCGTATCGCCGCACAACTTGAGCAAGCCAAACCGTGGGCAAATAAACGACCGGCGGTGCATGCATGAGCGCGACAGAACAGCGGCGAGACCAATCGCCACTTGTCGATGAACACCCTCAGGGGATGATCTCAAGCACCCAATGGGAGCGTGTCGCAGCGCTGGACGAGTTTAAAGCGCTCCTCGATGCGAAGCGCAAGTTTATTGTTCCGGCAACCATCTTCTTTCTGGTCTATTATTTTGCGCTTCCCATCCTTGTGGGGTATGCCCCACACCTCATGGAAACGAAAGTCCTCGGCGTCGTGAACCTTGCCTACGTGTTTGCGCTATCGCAGTTCTTCATGGCCTGGATTCTGGCGGCGATGTACCTACGTGCTGCTGGGCGGTTCGATGAGATGGCGAAGGATGTGGTTGATAAGGCGAGGCGTTAGGGGAAAGAGAGCTTTGAGGCTTGAGACTAGAGGCTTGAGACTTGTGTAAGAAAACTAATCTCCAGCCCCATAATATGGACCTTAAACTTTGAACTTTGAACTGTCCTCTTAACAAGCCCCAAGCCTCTAGCCCCTAGTCCCAAAGTGACAAACGTTAAACCTTAAGCTCAAAACTAAATGTTATGTCCACAGCTTTAATCATGTTTCTTGTGTTCATCATCGTGACCCTAGGGATTACCTATTGGTCTGCGCGACAGGCCACTGGTGCGAATTCGTTCTTTGCTGCAGGTCGCCGCATGACTGCGTGGCAGAATGGCGTGGCCGTCGCTGGTGATTATATGAGCGCGGCGTCGTTTCTTGGCATCGCTGGGATCATTGCGTTCCAAGGGTACGATGGCTTTATGTATTCGGTCGGCTGGCTGGTCGCCTATCTCACCGTACTGCTCATTGTCGCAGAGCCGCTCCGCAATGCCGGCAAATATACGATGGCTGACGTGCTGGCCTATCGCTTGAGTCCGCGCCCGGTACGCGCGATGGCCGCCCTTAGTACACTCACTGTCAGTACCTTCTATATGATTGCGCAGATGGTTGGTGCGGGTGCGCTCGTAGCGTTGTTGCTGAAAGACTCGGGCATTACCTATCACACCGCTGTCATCGGGGTAGGGGTGCTGATGGTTACCTATGTGGTGTTTGGCGGCATGCTGGCGACGACGTGGGTGCAGATCATTAAGGCAGTTCTCTTGATGGCTGGCACGGTTCTCCTCAGCATTCTCGTCTTGGCGCACTTTGACTTTAGCTTTAGTAAATTCTTCGACGCCATTGGTCATGTGACATATACCGAGAACGGAGTCCAGGTAACAAAGGACTTTCTCCAGCCTGGGTTGCGATTCAAGCCGCCATACGGAGCGCTCGACCTCATCTCGCTGAGTTTGGCTTTGATCTTCGGCACGGCAGGATTGCCACATATCTTAGTGCGGTTTTACACCGTGCCCGATGCAAAGACGGCGCGCATCAGTGTGGTGTGGGCAATGGCACTGATTGGCAGTTTCTATATCATGACGACGTTCCTCGGATTTGGGGCAGCGACTATTGTCGGACGCGACGTGATTGCGGCCAACGGCGGCACCAACATGAGTGCACCGTTACTGGCACAGACGTTAGGTGGCGAGGTGTTCTTTGCGTTCGTCGCGGCGATTGCTTTTGCTACGATCCTTGCGGTTGTCGCTGGACTCACTATCAGTGCATCAACGTCTTTTGCCCATGATTTTTACACCAACGTGCTGCATCATGGCAGAGAACGAAGCCCTGGCGAAGAGGTCCGAGTCGCGCGCATCACCGCGTTTGTCGTGGGAGCGATTGCCATTGCCATTGCCATTTTGCTTGGACCTACTGCGAATGTGGCATTCCTGGTTGCGTTGGCTTTTGCTGTTGCTGCCTCAGCCAATCTGCCTGTGATTATTTTTTCGCTATTTTGGAAACGGTTTAATACCACAGGAGCAGTTGCTGGATTAGCCACCGGGCTTGCTGCCTCGATTCTCCTCATTCTCATCGGTCCAAGCTTCATGAAAGCAGAGGCAATTTTTCCGCTTGAGAATCCAGGGATTGTGAGTATCCCGTTAGGGTTCCTTGGTGCGGTCATCGGAACATTGCTGACTCGTGAACCTACTGCGGAAGAGAAGTTTGCTGAACTACTGGTGCGGGCGAATACGGGTCTGGGAGCGGAGAAGGCAGGGGGACACTGACAGGATGAGTTTAAAGTGCAAGGTTTAAAGTCTATATGGTGAGGCTAGAGGCTTGAGGCTTGTCGGAGGAGAAAACGATGAATGATGAACGATGAATGAAAACGTATACTCCTGTTTCTTGTCTGCCGTTCATCGTTCTGCGTTCTGCCTTCATCATTGGTTTTCCCTGCTGACTGCTGACTACTGTTCCCGTTATGGAGGTTCTATGCCACTCAATTCATCAACTATTGGTGCGACTGCAGATCCCATCGTCCATGATGTCGATGCGCGTTGGTTAATGGCCTATGCCGCGGGGCTTGGTGACACCTTACCCTGCTATCTGGATACGCTACGTCCGCAGAGTATTATCGGGCATCCGCTGTTTCCCGTGTGTGTCGAATGGCCCACTGTTTTGGCCATGCGTGCGCAAGCCGAAACCATGGGATTGACGATGGACGAGGCTATTCGCTCAGTCCATGCTACGCATGATGTCATTCTTCATCGTAGTGCGCGACCTGGAGATCGGCTCACAACCCGTGCGACGATTGTTGGCGTCGAGCAGCGTGAACCTGGTGCGTTTCAGGTGATGCGTCTCGATACTGTCGATGCGCATGGAAAACTCGTGTCTACCACCTGGCAAGGCGGTCTGTTTCGTGATGTGGCGGTGACCGGACCAAATCGACCGGCGACGGAAATCCCGCCACTTCCGTCTGCGGCTGCGACCGGTGCCACAGCACGACATGAAGTGAAAATACCAATCTCTGCATTGGCTGCGCACGTGTATACGGAGTGCGCGCATATCTGGAATCCAGTCCATACCGATACCGCTGTGGCAGATCGGGCTGGCTTACCAGGTTTGATCCTGCATGGGACTGCCACCTTGGCACTGGCGGTATCACAGGTTGTCAAACTCGAAGCGAGCTGTGAGCCCTCTCAAGTGCGGCGCATTGCAGGTCGGTTCAATGCTATGGTCATGATGCCCTCGGAAATCACCGTGCGAATACTCTCGCGGGAAAAAACTGCTGACGGCGATGCGGTGTGTTTTGAAGTTCGTAACGCTGAGGGAGCACCAGCGGTGAGGGATGGCGTCGTTCTCTTAAAAGGATGAAGAATCGGAGAACCGGAGATGGGGAGAATCGGAGACCGCCCCTCCATTCTTCTGCACCGATTCCCCGATTCTCCGTTTCCCCGGTTCCTTCTCAAACAATTGAGAACCCTTGCGAGATTCACTGCTCACACAGGAAGGGCAAAGATGGTCAAAGGCATCTACCATATTAACGTGAACGTCACCGACTTCGAGCGGTCGCTCGCTTTTTACCAACTCTTGGGTTTCAAGATCGTGCGTGACCTTGGTGAAGTCGGGAACAAGTATCTGGAACGGGGATTGAAAATTCCACAACTGCGTGGTCGTGCGGTGCTCATGCAAGTCGGAGATGATCGCCGTTCGACACGTCTTGATCTGATTGAATGGAAAACCCCGAAGACCGAAGGCCGAGCTTATCCGCATCTCTATCATGCCGGTATGGCCCGTATCGCTTTGGTGACCGACGCATTGCAAGCCGTGTGTGACAAAGTAAAAGCAGCGAATATCGCTGGAGTAGAATTTTTCTCTGATCCGCAGCTCATTCCCAACGGCTCGGGTGGGAAGGATGCGTTTGTGTGTTTTACTGATCCTGATGGGACGGTGATCGAGTTGATTCAGTTTGGTGGCGTGTAACGTGTCGCACGCTTCAACTCCCGCTCGTAAGGAAGAGTCGATCTCGGAGCAG includes these proteins:
- a CDS encoding ThuA domain-containing protein yields the protein MTTNNRIDVYLICNARFHDTNFARLELLKLLAEHEDVMVRVGEDYRDLDAINQSQLLVTYTCNVAPAPEQQEGLKQFLTNGKRWFALHATNALVEFVGPERKVGDITIPGAADTPDRAPKFMELLGSRFIAHPPQQNFHVTVSDPMHPLVRGIQAFDVYDEPYYCEYFGKVHTLLESRYTTKATGYVREDWDKDESRPQFYLHPYGAGEVLYLTLGHCRGKYDMQPIMPVCSVERCAWELPVYYELLRRGIRWGIGSL
- a CDS encoding amidase, encoding MADELAALDAMAQADLVRRGELKPIELVDRAIARVEKLNPQLNAVITPLFEKARLQANAPTLATGPFRGVPFLLKDLGCHSAGDPYHEGCRFAKNAGWVEKEDTYMAAKLRAAGFIFLGKTNTPEFGTLPTTEPVAYGPSRNPWDPTRSTGGSSGGSAGAVASGMVPVAHANDGGGSIRIPASECGLVGLKPSRGRLSWGPDYGELWAGLAVEHVVSRSVRDSAAILDIVAGAMPGDPYFAPPPARPFLQEVGAELGKLRIGLMTTAAGGAIKVHPDCVAAVTETARLLESLGHHVEESYPKTLDNNHERFAHVWTLVASSVAAVVEGWSKRVGRPVTADDLELHNWTIAEIGRTKTAAQYVEAVTWLQADTRRIVAWWNEGFDLLLTPTLAEPPPPLGQFVSTRSDPLAAARRTETIIPFTPAFNQTGQPAISLPLHWSKEGLPIGVHLVAAYGREDLLIRIAAQLEQAKPWANKRPAVHA
- a CDS encoding VOC family protein translates to MGRIGDRPSILLHRFPDSPFPRFLLKQLRTLARFTAHTGRAKMVKGIYHINVNVTDFERSLAFYQLLGFKIVRDLGEVGNKYLERGLKIPQLRGRAVLMQVGDDRRSTRLDLIEWKTPKTEGRAYPHLYHAGMARIALVTDALQAVCDKVKAANIAGVEFFSDPQLIPNGSGGKDAFVCFTDPDGTVIELIQFGGV
- a CDS encoding DUF1016 domain-containing protein, which translates into the protein MKKRQGSSSRKVTSTSLAVSFAEVVDLIQQARQRAFRAVNTELIDLYWQVGEYISQRIDVDGWGKSTISSLAAYIRSAHLNLRGFSPQNLWRMRQFYETYRDEPKLSPLVRELPWTHNLLILSRAKRPEEREFYLHLTQRERWGKRELERQLQSALFERTILNPPKAAAALRNSHPEAVDVFKDAYVVEFLQLPQDHSEADLHRSLIAKLKDFLIELGRDFCFVGSEYPVQVGGRDFSLDLLFFHRGLNSLVAIELKVNRFEPEHLGKLEFYLEALDRDVRKPHERPSIGVLLCATKDNEVVEYALSRSLSPTLIAEYQTQLPDKKLLQSKLHEFYQLAQSPEEPPAKQRSQRSGTSPRKKGRKRDKS
- a CDS encoding cation acetate symporter, translated to MSTALIMFLVFIIVTLGITYWSARQATGANSFFAAGRRMTAWQNGVAVAGDYMSAASFLGIAGIIAFQGYDGFMYSVGWLVAYLTVLLIVAEPLRNAGKYTMADVLAYRLSPRPVRAMAALSTLTVSTFYMIAQMVGAGALVALLLKDSGITYHTAVIGVGVLMVTYVVFGGMLATTWVQIIKAVLLMAGTVLLSILVLAHFDFSFSKFFDAIGHVTYTENGVQVTKDFLQPGLRFKPPYGALDLISLSLALIFGTAGLPHILVRFYTVPDAKTARISVVWAMALIGSFYIMTTFLGFGAATIVGRDVIAANGGTNMSAPLLAQTLGGEVFFAFVAAIAFATILAVVAGLTISASTSFAHDFYTNVLHHGRERSPGEEVRVARITAFVVGAIAIAIAILLGPTANVAFLVALAFAVAASANLPVIIFSLFWKRFNTTGAVAGLATGLAASILLILIGPSFMKAEAIFPLENPGIVSIPLGFLGAVIGTLLTREPTAEEKFAELLVRANTGLGAEKAGGH
- a CDS encoding DUF485 domain-containing protein; the encoded protein is MISSTQWERVAALDEFKALLDAKRKFIVPATIFFLVYYFALPILVGYAPHLMETKVLGVVNLAYVFALSQFFMAWILAAMYLRAAGRFDEMAKDVVDKARR